One segment of Ziziphus jujuba cultivar Dongzao chromosome 12, ASM3175591v1 DNA contains the following:
- the LOC107428479 gene encoding uncharacterized protein LOC107428479, whose product MQMNNEQMMNKDMKVEIPSGNDQMGLVGSGGLTRQPSVSKNNCLCSPTTHAGSFRCRLHRTPSLQRTKSMDSASSRESTSKPNTTTA is encoded by the coding sequence aTGCAAATGAATAATGAACAGATGATGAATAAGGATATGAAAGTGGAGATTCCATCGGGAAATGATCAAATGGGACTGGTTGGGTCTGGTGGGCTAACGAGACAGCCTAGTGTATCAAAGAACAATTGTCTTTGCTCTCCAACAACACATGCTGGTTCCTTCAGGTGCAGGCTTCACCGCACACCAAGCCTTCAAAGGACCAAGAGCATGGACTCTGCGTCCTCTCGGGAGTCTACATCTAAGCCCAATACCACTACAGCttga
- the LOC107428520 gene encoding BTB/POZ domain-containing protein At1g67900, with product MKFMKLGSRPDTFYTTEAVRAVSSEVSSDLIIQVKGSRYLLHKFPLLSKCLRLQRLCSESPESSQHQIIQLPDFPGGIEAFEMCAKFCYGITITLSAYNIVSARCAAEYLQMTEDVEKGNLIYKIEVFFNSCILHGWRDSIVTLQSTKAYALWSEDLGITSRCIEAIASKVLTHPSKVSLSHSYSRRVRDDVSCNGAESQRHKPATKGWWAEDMAELGIDLYWRTMIAIKSGGKIPSNLIGDALKIYASRWLPSIPRNGITNNHGSSDSDSDSASEVSSKHRLLLESIVSLLPAEKGAVSCSFLLKLLKAANILHASSSSKIELARRIGLQLEEATVSDLLIPSVSYKSDTVYDIDIVLTILEQFMLQGQSPPTSPPRSKLGFERRRSRSAENIDFDFQESRRSSSASHSAKLKVAKLVDGYLQEIARESKLSLSKFIALAETIPDFARLDHDDLYRAIDIYLRAHPELNKSERKRLCRILDCKKLSMEACMHAAQNELLPLRVVVQVLFFEQARAAMAGGKVTELPSNIKALLATHNIDPSKPPPPLSTTTSIQADDQWSVSGLKSPKSRMSTLRMKLAEDDELDENEIHPDGIVRSSKLKAICALPTRPKRMFSKLWSTNRAASEKN from the exons ATGAAGTTTATGAAACTTGGATCTCGACCAGATACTTTCTATACTACTGAGGCTGTGAG GGCAGTCTCCTCTGAAGTCTCTAGTGATCTAATAATTCAAGTCAAGGGAAGCAGATATTTGCTTCACAAG TTTCCTCTGCTGTCCAAGTGTTTGCGCCTACAGAGGCTATGTTCTGAATCTCCTGAATCCTCACAGCACCAAATAATACAACTCCCTGATTTCCCAGGAGGAATTGAAGCATTTGAAATGTGTGCAAAATTTTGCTATGGTATAACCATCACCCTCAGTGCTTACAACATTGTCTCGGCTCGATGCGCCGCAGAGTATTTGCAGATGACAGAGGATGTGGAGAAGGGGAATCTGATATACAAAATTGAGGTTTTTTTTAACTCTTGCATACTTCATGGGTGGAGAGACTCCATTGTGACACTACAAAGCACAAAAGCTTATGCCTTGTGGTCGGAGGACCTTGGAATCACTAGCAGATGCATTGAAGCAATTGCTTCAAAAGTGTTAACACATCCCTCAAAGGTGAGCTTGTCTCATAGTTATTCACGACGCGTTAGAGACGATGTGTCTTGCAATGGAGCTGAGAGCCAAAGACACAAACCAGCAACAAAAGGTTGGTGGGCTGAAGATATGGCAGAATTGGGTATAGACCTTTATTGGAGGACTATGATAGCAATTAAATCTGGTGGAAAGATACCCTCCAATCTCATAGGTGATGCCTTGAAAATATATGCTTCAAGATGGCTACCAAGCATACCAAGAAATGGAATTACCAATAACCACGGTTCATCAGATTCGGATTCAGACTCAGCCAGTGAGGTATCTTCTAAGCATAGGTTGCTCTTGGAGTCAATAGTAAGCTTACTTCCAGCAGAGAAGGGTGCTGTTTCTTGCAGTTTTTTACTCAAACTCCTCAAGGCAGCTAATATTCTacatgcttcttcttcttcgaaaATTGAATTGGCAAGAAGAATAGGACTTCAATTAGAAGAAGCAACAGTCAGTGATTTGTTAATTCCTTCTGTGTCCTACAAAAGTGATACGGTGTATGATATAGACATAGTTTTAACCATCTTGGAACAGTTCATGTTACAAGGGCAGAGTCCCCCAACTAGCCCTCCAAGGTCCAAACTTGGTTTCGAAAGGAGGAGATCTCGATCAGCTGAGAATATCGATTTTGATTTTCAAGAAAGTAGGAGATCTTCTTCAGCATCACATAGCGCAAAATTGAAGGTGGCAAAACTTGTAGATGGATACCTTCAAGAGATTGCTAGAGAGTCAAAATTATCTCTATCAAAGTTCATTGCTCTAGCCGAAACCATACCGGATTTCGCAAGGCTTGACCATGATGATCTCTACAGAGCAATTGACATTTACCTCAGG GCACACCCAGAACTCAATAAGAGTGAAAGGAAGAGGTTATGTAGAATCCTAGATTGCAAAAAACTGTCTATGGAAGCCTGCATGCATGCTGCACAAAATGAGCTACTCCCACTAAGGGTGGTGGTCCAAGTTCTCTTCTTTGAGCAAGCCAGAGCTGCTATGGCAGGTGGCAAAGTGACTGAACTGCCTAGCAACATAAAGGCACTTCTAGCCACACACAACATTGACCCGTCGAAGCCTCCACCACCATTAAGCACCACTACTTCCATACAAGCAGATGATCAATGGAGTGTCTCAGGCCTTAAATCACCAAAATCAAGGATGTCAACTTTAAGAATGAAGCTGGCTGAAGATGATGAATTGGATGAAAATGAAATACACCCGGATGGAATTGTGAGAAGTTCTAAGCTTAAGGCTATTTGCGCTCTTCCAACTAGACCCAAAAGAATGTTCAGTAAGTTATGGTCCACAAACAGAGCAGCCAGTGAAAAGAATTGA